In the genome of Hippoglossus hippoglossus isolate fHipHip1 chromosome 9, fHipHip1.pri, whole genome shotgun sequence, the window CCAGCTTGTGTCCACACGGTCATCACAGGACATTTGGACGAACGTCCTCGGCCTTGTTGACCACGAACAAAGAGCGTTTGTTCTCACGCTGCAGCTTCGCTCTTAACTTCACGTCAGTCATGTGAAATAGGAGTCTGATGCTCGGCCTGGATTCCTCACTACTCACtgtttacaaaataaaggtctgctgctgctgttctcatcatactaatacattttattctaacAGGAAATGATAGCAAACTGCTTCTACAAAGATTTATAGATTAatagatattaatttctttgcttgtttgttttcttaggtttttcagctttttcaccaccattaaaatgtgatttacttTTTTCCAGCTGTGGTTTTTCCCCTACAGATATAAAAGCACAGTCTCTGAAATATTTCGTAAAATAACGTCTCCGTTCTAATGAGAGAACGATGTGAATGAAAAGATTCAGGAAGgtttttttattaacaaatcatttaataaataaatagttgaaataaataacaatgtATATTCACAGGAAAACAGAATAACTTACAAAAGAGgtattagaagatcattagcACACTCTTCACAGTAGACAATCAATTCATAATCTTTGGCCATATGACATGTGcatttcacaacaaaaaaaaaaaactcaaacgtTAAGAGGTGTAATTGAGAAGATGTGCGGTCAATTATATAATTACTGAAGGAGGATTGTCAGTTTGACTTCAGTCCAATCCTAAACACCACAAATCACCCAGCACTGAACACTGTTGTGTACAAAtatgagagaaagaggaaaagtctTTCTGGGAAGTGAATCTTCAGACGTCACATAACCTTGATAATTGAAAAGGGGTCAGATTTAGTCTtctcaagaaaagaaaaaaccccAGCATGTCGATTTGAATAAAAGTGCCCTTGGCTTTTTGAGATGATTGCAGCCTGGAGAATTGGCTGAGCCATTATCTGTTCCAATGCCTCGCAGAATCTATTGCTTTAAATGAGAAACTCCTTAATCCCCTCCATTTTCCTCATTGGCAAAACATCCTCTTATTGCAAAACTAACAAGGAATATTAACATGGAGACATGAAGGGAATATTGTACATCCAGGGTTTACACATCCATGCAGAATACAAATTCAATTTTCACCTGCAAATCACATCGTTACACCGATCAGCGAGGAGGCTGACCCACATTTGGAGTCCACcaacaaaaagaaatcacacagtATTGCATCTTCTGACACACGAGTCACACACAGGTGACAAATGGGGACAAAAACGAGCCGTGGGAAAGGACCAGATCAGTTTTTAGACCCAGGAAACGGGTCAGAGTTCACTCAGGAGGTTTATACTTCATCTCGTCGATGTGTTCCTACCAGGCCTCCGTGCTGTCACAGCTGGATCCTGGTGACGGAGCTTCGGTGTCACTGGTCAGGGCCCAGGTGTGCGGAGGTGACTGCAGCTGCTCCATGTTTCCTTTGAGGAAGGTGAGCAGGGTGTTGGGGGAGTGGCTGGCCGGCTGACCGCTCTGGCTCTCCAGCAGCTGCACCAGGAAGGTGATGTAGCGCATGGCCAGACGCAGGATCTCGTTCTTGCTCAGCTTCTTCTCCGGAGGATGGGTGGGGATGAGCTTGCGGAGCTCGGCGAAGGCGGTGTTGACGTTGTGCTGGCGCCAGCGCTCCCTCGTGTTGGTGAACACCTTCCTGGTCATGGTGCTGAGTGGAGCTGCAACGATTAATCGAATGACAGAAAATTAATTGACAATCAAATGATGGTTTCAGTCGTTAAGGTTCTCTGCTCGTCTTTGTCgtaaaaaacaagatatttaaagaTGGCAGCAGCGGCATTTTCCTCCACTGTttgatttctacattttataCACAATGACCTGAGAGAATAGTCTGACAGTTAatcaataagaaaaataaactgacTACAAGGTGGAATTTCAGataatgaaaaaacaagtttcttACACAAACAGTAGTAATTTATATGAAATAATTTCTGAAAATACAATGATaatcagatgtttttctttttctttctgcaaaatATAACCCTCGTGTTTTTTTTGCTTATACCAGGTCTCTATATTTACTATAGATTTATCAGAAGTTGAAAACCAAATTATATAtatgattataattataatgataatgttAGTTCTTATTATAAATCAGCTTTTATTTAACCAGAAACAATTAAACCTCCATATCTTGCATTCATACGCAGTGTATGAACCTATAATGCTTTAGAATGTATTTATAAGaagatgtatttttaaatgtatttgcttCTCTAACTCGTCCTGTtgacataaaatgaaaaaccataAATCACagttatataaatatgatataaatatttacGGGAGCGATTTAAACTACTGAATTATCGATATGATCgacaatttgtgtgtgtgtacggctCATTAATGGTAAATAGTAGGAGGGAGGTTACAGTATAATGTGAGTGAATTAGAGTAATAGAGACTTTCTGGTTAGATAAATGCTgatgtacaaaaacaaatacctgTTTGAATTATTAATGCAGAGtctcatataaacacacattatttatttactataaCATGACAGCTGCAAAGAGAACACTTGTATAACATCCTCATTTTGATTAATTATTCACGTGACCTGAGTGGAAACGTGGCCTCGAGGGAAAAGAATCCTTCACTctgatatatacatataaacatacatgtatattacatttacatataaagcACACATGTCTcacctgtgttgtgtttgcagaaaGGTAGAGAAATGTCAGTTGCAGCGTCCGCAGGTCATCAGCGTCCAGGGTGTGTTAATGTCCACTCAGCTGCGTCTCCTCATTCTCACTGATGGATCCTTACGAGCGAGAGGGAAGGAGcgggtgaaagagagagagagagagagagagagagggagggatggagggagggagggatgagagtAGGGGGGATGACTGCTGCATGCTCGCATCCCACATTTTATAGCAGGGTGAACCCTATTGTGTGACGTGtgcagtggaggaggatggTGTTAGAACCCCCCCACTCCTGTTTATCATGTAGACCCGATGACTTCAGGATCACATTGTTCACAAAACATCGCTGTGAGTGATTCTCAGGTGTTTCCGTGCAACGTTCGAGGCCATTTTGTGTTtcgcaggtttttttttttttaagcctcCGTGATTCAACAGCTTTTTAAGTGACTATTTGTGCTGCTTTTTATGATTCATTGCTCGTTTAATCCTTGAAGGTTAGCACTAAAGGGGACAAATAAATTCCCCATTGACGTGAAACTGAGACGTGATCCTTCTCTCACTGCCGCGGACActtgttcttttctgtttctgtgacatTAGGCACGAACAACCCACCGTCCTCTACACCGTGGAGAAGACCTTGATATCGCTGGCTGCTCTGCTATAGAATTCAGCCTGATTGGGCCACAGAAGGTAAAAATACCATATCCAGATTGACAGTGGAACAATATGGGTTTTGTTATGACTATGGTAATCTTGTTGAGCCATTCCAAGGGGACACACATAAATTAGAGAGGAAACGGGGAGAGCACAGCGTCCTGACTCACCTCTCTCCAGCCAcacctctcccctcctctccctcccacttTAAACCTCCacatagataaaaaaaaaagaaacgagtCTAGTTTAACCAATTgtcatttttccttttacacCCTTCAAGTGTTGTTTCAAAGACGCAGCCTTCCATAAAAGTCTGTGCGTGGAGTAGGAATTTACATAATCCGATTAGGGGCTGGGATTAGCCCCGGGCCTGGAGAACAGGCCCCGATGGGGGCCCTTTTCTGAATCGTCCATTCATGGGCCCTGCTGCACGTCCAAGAGGCTGCACCTGCAGGACAGGCGCCGCCGCTCTCCGGCACCATCCAGCCTCCGCTGCAGGTCTGCAGACGCACTCGGTGCAGGGTCGTCTGGCCGGTGTGTCGACTTTATTACAGCCACGAGGCCAGGTATCAAAGGAAGAGCGACAAGCAGAGACAGAATGATACGACTCATGCCTGACAGCACAGAAAGCTCATGACAGAAGTCACTGCCGTGCAACTACACTGTTCACGAGcttaaataaagacaaacagcgACCTCCTCATGATTCTCAGCTGAATGTGATTTTCATAAAGTATTTGAAAAGCAGAGGAGTTGATGCAAAATGGTGGAAACACTTTGTCTTCACTTCATCACGGGGTCGTGCTTTGACTCGCCCGAGGCACAATGTTTTTAAGTTGTCCATCCATCctgttttttgtgaatgtgataaCACTGGATCAGCcggagggaatttcttcaacctCGACACATAAaggttcacttggactcattaGAATTCggtaaaggtcaaaggtcagtgtgacctcacaaaacatggtAGTGGCCACAACTCAAACATTCAAGTTAATTATGACAATACTTTTGATACCTTGTCAGCGGGACTACTCAAGAACCACTGAACAGATTCCCATGAAACTGGTGGAAGGCTGGGACATAGGCCAAGAAAGGAGCCATAACGTTTTGGGGTAAATTTGTGATATAGAGCGTTTTCCTCAATTTCCCAGAAagtgattcatggatcttcatggaaaaaatcaggcacatttagacgactgatatctgagtgtgtggaattttgtttggtttgattaAATTGAAGGTTACTGTtaagtccccttaaattaacTAAGGTCTTGGCCGAGGTATGAGCTccgagtgctattctagttttttatgcattttattCAGGAATCTATTTTTGCTCAgtaatattctttttttgttcagCTCCTGGAATGAATAGGATTTTAAATGATCAAGACCCACTTCCCCTTTAGTGTTAAATCACATGATACTTTATCAAATCTATTGAATTAATACTCTTTAAGGCCCTTTATCACAATCTCTCCTAATTTAATTATCATGGTGTTTTTTTGGCCATTTAAAAATTTTGTATTATGGTTATAAAGGGACAGgagaaaatacagtaaaatgtttgacGTGTTTTcttctaaaatgtaaaatcttcTCGTCACTTAACCCCAAAAATGGGAGTCAGGAAAGCGGCCTGATTTacggaggagaggaaacacacaggtGACTCTGAACAGCTGTGTGACCTTTGCAGCTGTGGCCAAGTGTGAAGAAAAGCTTGGGTTTAAACAGCCCGTTAATTCCCACAGTATCTCTCCTGTCCCATTCAGACCAGGGCTAAAGTAACAGTCAGGGGCAATTACTGCACCATCACGCTGCTGTTTACCGAGCTCCATACAGGTTCTCCTTTAACCACCCTGTCCACCGCTTTTGTTACTGTGCCATTAAAAAACaccattttctctttgtttgtccaCTGCTTGTTagaggccagagagagagagacggacggaAGTGTTGaggaaagtagaaaaaaaagctgctggCGGGTTATTGATGGTGGGCAGCCAGTGCTGGGTTTGGCCGTCCAGAGGCAGGGAGGCTTGTAGTCAGTGTCCCCGGGGGTCGTCTTTGTCTGGGGATCATTCCTGAGGGAGCTGGCTTCACTCTGCTGGCTCGTGAAGATAAGCACTCTCTCCACATGCTGAGAGACGATGATAAGGGGATTGCTTCACTAAATGAAAGCGGGGAAAAAAACCGCACCACCATTGGAGCTGCTAAAATGAGAGACTTTATCAGTTCAGCTGGGAAAGACCCCCGATCCGACTCCTCCAAccataaatcacaatttgttttcCACTACTGAGCATGCTCTGTGTGGACGGAGGGAAAAGTAAAATGTGCACACTGCTGTAATCTTTATCTTTCATCTCCTTTTGTGAAAACAAATTGCTCCCCCTTATTTGACTGAAGACTCGGTATATAAACACAATGGTTTATAACACATAATGTTGTTTTAAggtatttttaaacaaaaatgctgcaaatcaagacatttttttaaagtataacTGTTATATTACCATTTATTATCTGTTTATAAATGAACAGGAGAGGTTACAGGGTGCAGGAcacttaaaataattaaataaataataaactgttcttagttttaatttataaaatcaCAAATAACTACATTCGtgctgtgaaatgtgttttatatattagtattttaacattttgatgcATCACATTTTATCTCACATTTTTTTTGCCACCACAgctaaaaagaacaaaacagtgctggttttaaaatgtagatATTTTATGCAAAAACTAGCTCGCACTGAAAACTCTTTGCAGTCTATTAAAAGTGTTATTTCCTCTGAATTAAAACTTGGAAGCTGAAATGCTTCCAAACAGACAGCTTGAATTTAACAGAACTGTAAGGACAACGTTAGGATCaaatcatatatatttaaaataacttcagCCTGGTCTGACCGTCACTCCTGCCGGGAACCCTCTCGTAGCTCAGCCTTCCCTTCTTCAGTGGAGTCAACGctgcaaaacacacaaggaaatattttaatctgttaaaataaaaaattctgaaacaaacaaattctCAAACACTGGCTGAGCCTTTTTCTTATTACAGGTTCCTCTGTTGATTCTTCTCCTGATTTTTAACCTTTGTGCAGCCTTTTCttcttaaatattaaatatatatatatatatataagtatttgtaaatgaatgtgtgtttccatccacCACTGTTTGGCAAATATTTAGAGCGGTTTTTGACAAGTTACCTGAAAATCAATTAGTACAGATTACTCATCGAAAATGTAATCAGTCCTAATTACTTATCTCTTAGGAGCAGGAGATTCAGTTTAAGTCACATGATTCATGTACAACATGATATATTTTTGCTGTAGgggttttatttaattatttattatcactTTGAAGAAAATCAACTAAATATTTGTCCAACTTTTGCTTGCACTTGAATCTTCACCTGTTCCAACCAAACCGGCAGCCTctccactcctcttcctctctcgtcCGATCCAGCATCTGGAGCCGTACTGAGGTGAAGTTGCTGTCATCCCTCCGATGCTGGAGACGTAGTCGTCGTTGCTTTCAGCTCGACCCCACGCTGTGACCCCTGCAGTGGGAGGGCTCAGACTGCAGGTGATGTGAAGGTTGTTAGTCTGCTGGAAGTCGCCGCAGACTGTGGAGTATGCAGATATTTGAGTGCTGACGTCAGGTGGTGGCTGGGGGCTGTATCTGAATGTGGAGTCCAGTTTGAGAGGACTGTCGTCAGCAGTGTGGAGGTAGTTGGTGAAGCCGCTGTGGTTCGGTGGAGGCCCAAGTGTCCACTGGTCGTTTACTCTCCTCACAACTCTCCCCACTGCTCCGGCTCTGCTTTTTAATCCAGAAAACGTCAACTCCTCTCTCCGCAGCTCCCCGCCCGTCCAGCTGCTCTGCAGGTGAACATCTGGGCCGCCGAAAGAACAACTCAGGTCGAATGTGAAATCGGTGCTTTCATCCTGCACCGTCGGGTCTGGGTCTCGTTCACAGAAGCTGGTCTCTGCACTTTCAGCTCCAAACAGGAAGCTGGTGGTGGTTTGGCTGCAGAACGCCTCTGgatgagggggggtggggggttgtcGGTTTGTCTCAGTGACGACTGCCTGAGACTCAAGGTGGTTCGGGTCTGTGGTCAGTGTGAACAGGGAGGTGGTGTCACTGAAAAGCTAAAatcaagaagagaaaagaaaatgaactgCCActgaaaatattcagtttgccctgaaaaaaaaattattaaggAATTCATcagaagaacattttaaaagagtGAGAAACTCAACAAAGAACTCTTCATGGACAGACTTTGTTCTGCCTGTGACAGATCAGCTGTAGATTGAAACATGTAATTTCTGTTGTAAGgttttttgattatttttagacttagacttttaaaaatgtattaaatttcAAACGTACTAAGATGAAAATATTCTCTACCGATAAGGGAACTGCATCAAAGACTAAACATACAATTTATTTTCCgcatatttaaatgtggtgatgttttctgaatcaCCTTGAGGACTTTCTGTGGCACCTCAGGGAGGAGCTCACCCAGCTGAGACAGAGAGGCCCCCAGGAGCCACTGTGAGGACGGAGCTCTCCTCAGCATGAGCTGACTCACCAGAGGGTTAACACATGGGAACTGCAACAGACACTTTTCCTCCTGTCGAGAAAcgaaaaaaatattaaagcaacacaaagcaTTAAACTCAGACTCGGGGCAAGAagaaaagctgtaaaatgtatCAGTTAAACCAGATACATGgcacaaaaacatgttgaaaaaggTACAATTTCAGCCGATGTTTAAAGGAAAATACAGAAGTAGTTGTGCAGACTAAATAAAATTACTGACACAGTTCAGGTGCCAGGACAGAAACAAATTCCTTTAGTTGAACGTCTCAACTTAAGAATTGTAATCTGTATTCTTGGAGAAATGGGAACTAAATGGATTTGATGTAATTCTTTTTACATAAAGAGCTGCAGTTTTCCACATGGGATGAAATAAATGCACGACTTTGATTTAACAGATGCTTTACAACTGATTGAAAAACGGGCTTTAAAAcgcttcatatttatttttcaaagttcagatctgaataaaaaatTACTCTAAATTTCAGCAAACTCCTCTTCACCAAAAACTTAAACAATCTCTGAAATCCACCAtagataaaaactaaaaatgtacaCAGCTGTAGCTCGGCATCCAGAAACTTTCTCCCATGGTTTTCCCAGTGAGGGTTTGTGTTGGTGATGCTGTGCTCACCTGTGAAGGGATCACAGTCAACCAGTCTCTGTTCAGGAAGCTGAGAGGATCCCTGTCACTGGACATCAGGCTGTGGAAGCAGATCTGACTGATCCACTTGGCAATTTCACAAACCTCGGACACTATCAGCACCTGAAACACAGGGTAAGAAACTAACTGTCACCCATCAACACAGCTACAGGTAAGGTAAATACCAATGTGGCCAATAGAGgctgctgctcttttctctACACATCAAAAGTTAACTGGCTCCTGCAGAAAGTTTTTGCTGACAAGAACAGAGACTCTCTGAAAAACCTGAACAGTTAAAGGCAGAACTCGTGTTTGAATTGAACTTGTTCTACCTTGACATCTAGATCATTGGACTTTGTTCCAAACAGCACCAGAGACGAATAAACCAACAGCAAGTTGCTGAAGGCTTCGCTGGAAAATCTGTCATCACACAGAACAGAGGCAGTAATGGAGTGTCTCTGTATgacatgaatattcatgagtgtgtgcatgcgcgTGTGTGCAGTCTAACCCTCCTCCCTGGATGTCTGGGCAGTGCAGGATCACCCAGCAGCAGTTGTACTGAAGACAGAGAGCAGTCAGCCTCATCACCAGTCCCTCACTGGCTTGTTCCTGATCCAGTTCATCCTGAtcctacacacatgcacacacacacacacaactacatttgctgaaatagaataaaattttgcttaaagtttgtttgttgtttttaaatataaaagcagATATTCAAATCTGACCCGGCATGAACACAGGCaaggtaaagaaaaaagaaaaagaaacatttgcaTAGTAAATTTTGTATAATGTACTAAATCAttctgaacaaaataaaaataaaacgttttcagacacaagttaattcaaatcatttgttttttaagctACTGTCAACAAAACTCAACACTTCTTGATTTATTTCACAGCTTGAGATTGTTCAGAGACGATGGTAAAGTGAACGACTTCATGTGGAGTGCAGATGAATCGGAGCTGTGGAAATGGATCTGAGAGTTTACGGTAAGTTGTTGCTGCCTGAACAcggatattttatttttagcatCTCCATGGAATGCTCAAGAAGCTCAGTAGCAGGCGATGAAAACACAAGCGTTAATCCAGCATTGTTACAGATAAGTGTCATGTGAGAGAAGCAGCAGGTTTCTCTGTCCCCTGGTACCTGAATGATAATGGCTGTACTTTCATCCACTGTGATCACAGCATAGTGATGAGTCCCTCCGAGCATCTGCAAGGACGGACAGTGACTCCTCTCCAACACAGTTATATTGAACCTGTATAtcaaaccacaacacaaacacacagacagatctCACCAAAATGCTGTTTGtctaattaatataattaataatctAATTCACAACATGTCTTGCTGTGGTTGTGTGGACACATTTTGCCCAAAACCATGAatatgaggacattttggcagaTCCTCAAAGCTTCAATGGTTTAAGACCAGTGATATTGAGATTCATGGAACTTCAGTGCAGACTCCCTCATTTCCAGTAAGGTGATGTCTTGGGTCTAAATTGGAAATCCACACAACCACTCTTACTAAGCTGGATATGATGTTATTAGACTTGACTGGATGAACGGGAGAATTTACTCTGACTCaagtgtctgcagcagcagtggacgGTTAAGAAACTCCTCAGTCACCAACAACACATAAGGAACGTTGTCTTCCAGGCACCAGGGGTCTTTCCCCTTCTCTTTAagaacaagcaaacacaaacatttagaattaaGTAGTTAATTAATCATGATTAATGGGTGATTAATATGCATTTGGTGGCAACAGACCAGAGTCAGAGATGCTGGTGTTGAAAGAGAGGTGACTgatgctcctctctctgcagactgTGGACCATGGAGACTGACCTGGATGGTCGTACTCCACCACCAGACAGAAACTGTTCCAGGGGAAGTCGGGGCCTATATGCTGCTCATacaccactacacacacactgtcacacacactggtcaAACAGGATGGGAGTGTTAAAACAACACTTTGTTCAACACAGCTAAGCAGCTTGAAAATATTTCCTTCAACACTGTGAAAACAAGCAACAGTTACTCCAGTGTTACTTTTATATAATGAGATGAGAGTCACAGCCTAGTCTCATATTTTTGGTTTTACAtaatattcataaaataaaataaacaatcacTACCACAAAAGAACAGATCAGCACCTAAAGAAGTGCCAGGATATGGAATTAAATTATGTTCCTTCAACCATTTAGAATCTGGAATCTGAACCTAACCAGCACAAAAGCTGCATATCAGAGTAAGTGAAGCATCCAGGTCAGCAAGTGTGTACGAGAGCTGGTATAAACATTTGTCAAATCAACAGGGATGGATCTATGATATGAAGGGGGCCAGattttacacagaggggccaagtatatgtccaacatccaaaTTCTTATTCAGccatttattatttgtcatttaatatatttagCAAATTGTTCCTCATCCTAGTCTTTGTTTATCTGTTGTTGGTGCAGAACAAATATTTGACACTGTTATTTATATGAATGTGTATTTGAGGCAGATAACCATTCTTTTAGTTTCTATGATTTTAcatttgttcttcttcttcttattatatttttcactgcagctgcttATTAACTGATCAAATTAATTGACCAATTATTGATCGTCATGCTGCTGTTCCTCATTACCTGCTGACCACACTGGCACCATTCAGTTTGGTTTTGTTCTCCTCAGGACGAACTGACGTTACAGCTGCACCtgtgagaataaaaaacatgaacatgctCATCTCCAATATCAATTATCATATTTTTATGTTGCTGTCACAGACAATTTAGCAAAACCACTGGCTGATGCCAGTGGTTTAGTTCATATTATTTAACGGCTGAAGGAGGTTGAGAGATGCTCACCGGCCACTTGGCTCAAGCTGTTGATGATCGTGGATCTGCTGTCGTCAGAGTCGACTGATAATATGACAAGAATCTACAGACAGAAAACCAGGGTCATATCAAGGGttgtacaaataaaaactgaaacttAATGTGTGATGGTAACAAACACAGGTAAATTAAAGATTGGATTTGCTGGGTGGaaagtgtgtgtcactgtggaaCAATATAAGTCAAATgcattttatctatttatctgaCTTTGTGTTCTTGATTAACTTAGTCTACAGttaacaaatcaacatttacacatttcagTAACCAAAATGCAATACATCACACAATTGGTACAATTTACTATGAAAAAGGAAGCAGTATCTCTTGAACACTGACTTTGTCCATGTTGTTGTGTCCTTTCCTGCTGTGCAGCCATTcagccagcagctgctgcagctcctgcactTTGAGGTTGGGCTCCTGGTTCTTGTGactgaggaagaagatgatCTGCATCCTCttcaccagctgctgcagaatctGCTCCGAACATGTCTCAGCTGCCTGAGTCAGGTACGCTGTAGAAAATAAGGAGAAGGctgtaaatatcacattatGGTTTATATTGTTCACCAAGTCAAATTTAAGACTTCTTAAGACCTGATCACtgaaaaaacaatttccatTTCCATTATCCATCATACctcaatttattttatctttatgaCTTTTTCTGTAGCTcgatataatatattattttacacaacCTGGTCCTGggtaaacacaataaaatggaTCAGTGCATTAAccattaaaaagtaattttagtTCATTCAAATTTTTGCTGAAATTCACATTTTCCCATAATGAGAGGATAATTCTttccttgctgctgctgctaatacCATAACACCTTGTAAGGCATTTTGGCTCAACTTCTTTTCAAGACCAGAAGAGTTGAgcattatttaaatgaaatgtgctgAAACCAGTTCAAAACGGTCCTGCTAAAGCAGATTTTGCTGAGTTTTGAGTGACTCTTCTCTTTGTGAATAATTAATGGCAGAGATAGAATTAAGATTCTAAACCAAGTATTTAGGAGCTTTGAAGTCACACTAGACTAGAGGAATGATACCAGCAAAAAACTGACCCAATCCAGTACTGAGGTCgcacttcagcagcagctccttgAACGTCACCAGCACATGAATCAGAGTCACCTTGCTGAAGAGAAGCTCCTGATCTGTACGGAACACAGTGGAAACATGCTTGAGAGGTGATGTACAGTttaaaacccaaaacaaacaacatattttaataACAAACATATTGATTACATTAAATGTCCCACCTCTGatcagctctgtgctctgtgCATGCTTTCTGCAGAGCACCCTCTCCTgctgtttgaggaggaaatGTGTTCGGTCGGGGGTCAGGCAGCTGAAGTCTCCCCACACCAGGAAGTTGAGCCCCAGCTCTCTGGCAGAGTTCAAACAGGGCTGAGCGATGGTCAGCAGCTCAGAGTAGGCCCGCTGCTGGCTGTCTGCGAGGGAACAGGAGGACAGaggttcaaaataaaacaaagcccTCTGAAACACCTTAACTGTTTCTACAACACTGATAATGTACTACAGTAATTGTGTGAAAGTTAGTTgagtaaaagttttaaaatttttaaaCAGTCTACTTGTTTATAGTATATTTTAACTCTGGTTACTGTAAAGGTATTGTACCTGTAGCTTGAACCTGTAtccctctgctctcctgtcCCTCCTGAGGGTCGGACTGGCTGACAGGA includes:
- the LOC117767573 gene encoding protein shortage in chiasmata 1 ortholog isoform X2, with protein sequence MTTENCDSFSSICGLLDVAPELLDEQLPILDMLHKDATVSVDKFQCDSPEEPKQEGKMNGGLIDSDRIERMMLPTELELDVSLTLTPKTSHTRLCPSTSELEKEELSPLCRRSLVSVRAHTEMEKALWKAEKHPTFVVGFLLAEPETPEPAVDFQPLSEAVKVLKLEKQSFITAAAELKSQMSTGTSQVYLCSNREVTESMRSELPSTREEKMEDFKKLSPDHELFTVGSFLTSPANKTQLPHMKKQETSLHTEAATDDSPLQQQNHADASQNKLLMLNVNMNNKEVKPATLTLSKPAAASNTKEEISNVRFFEVAALSSARQNNRDTYDCETEQSVHTPEQTVSSPPIIRDNHRHQQVTRCPPEKELDPLSTFMALRSQQVAPVTAAPVTAAPQSSASSPAPEVERVTPPSEPHTPPQQIQRSDRRPMYMSGSVSGNVTREQEAAGQWKGQVISHPVSQSDPQEGQESRGIQVQATDSQQRAYSELLTIAQPCLNSARELGLNFLVWGDFSCLTPDRTHFLLKQQERVLCRKHAQSTELIRDQELLFSKVTLIHVLVTFKELLLKCDLSTGLAYLTQAAETCSEQILQQLVKRMQIIFFLSHKNQEPNLKVQELQQLLAEWLHSRKGHNNMDKILVILSVDSDDSRSTIINSLSQVAGAAVTSVRPEENKTKLNGASVVSSVCDSVCVVVYEQHIGPDFPWNSFCLVVEYDHPGQSPWSTVCRERSISHLSFNTSISDSEKGKDPWCLEDNVPYVLLVTEEFLNRPLLLQTLESEFNITVLERSHCPSLQMLGGTHHYAVITVDESTAIIIQDQDELDQEQASEGLVMRLTALCLQYNCCWVILHCPDIQGGGFSSEAFSNLLLVYSSLVLFGTKSNDLDVKVLIVSEVCEIAKWISQICFHSLMSSDRDPLSFLNRDWLTVIPSQEEKCLLQFPCVNPLVSQLMLRRAPSSQWLLGASLSQLGELLPEVPQKVLKLFSDTTSLFTLTTDPNHLESQAVVTETNRQPPTPPHPEAFCSQTTTSFLFGAESAETSFCERDPDPTVQDESTDFTFDLSCSFGGPDVHLQSSWTGGELRREELTFSGLKSRAGAVGRVVRRVNDQWTLGPPPNHSGFTNYLHTADDSPLKLDSTFRYSPQPPPDVSTQISAYSTVCGDFQQTNNLHITCSLSPPTAGVTAWGRAESNDDYVSSIGGMTATSPQYGSRCWIGRERKRSGEAAGLVGTALTPLKKGRLSYERVPGRSDGQTRLKLF